The Vibrio tarriae genome includes a window with the following:
- a CDS encoding chemotaxis protein CheC, translating to MSIILSADHKDALQEFMNISMGRAASKLATLLNLHVTISVPNIRVATEEDMRALQSYAADYYYTRQSFYGGMDGELITLMSRCGCEQVVNDLNHSKGMVDGLVSIEESILDISNILSGASLKGLCQQIELKTKIQPPVIFDPTHQPLPILQWRLSLIMEINFLVEKASFSAKTIICFADKELDKVFAHLDELLM from the coding sequence ATGAGCATCATACTTTCCGCAGATCACAAAGACGCATTGCAGGAATTCATGAACATCTCCATGGGTCGAGCTGCTAGTAAGCTTGCAACCTTGCTCAATTTGCACGTTACCATCTCCGTGCCCAATATTCGGGTTGCAACGGAGGAAGACATGCGTGCGCTACAGTCCTATGCCGCCGATTACTATTACACCCGACAATCCTTCTACGGCGGGATGGATGGTGAACTGATCACCCTAATGAGCCGCTGCGGTTGTGAGCAAGTGGTCAATGATCTTAACCATTCGAAAGGCATGGTGGATGGATTAGTCAGTATTGAAGAGAGTATTTTGGATATCTCCAACATCCTTTCTGGGGCGAGCTTAAAAGGTCTATGTCAACAGATTGAATTGAAAACCAAAATTCAACCGCCGGTGATCTTTGATCCGACCCATCAGCCTTTGCCAATTTTACAATGGCGTTTGTCCTTGATTATGGAAATCAATTTTCTGGTTGAGAAGGCCTCTTTTTCTGCCAAAACCATCATCTGTTTTGCCGATAAAGAGTTGGATAAGGTGTTTGCCCATCTCGACGAACTTTTGATGTAA
- a CDS encoding sensor histidine kinase, with product MVEKLRTSGAAMREQGNGGHIPFALLAFIKVLFSNVKPKRKFNSLMTTINDLVPECQIALLEHQSDDHWHIIQTSGLTGIPQKMPLPQFIEDEWYCMPNVQEEPVWREHYAHCFPECLSALAAKFHTAENHYLLLIMQPTLDGFTRPQRDELYALFDVTKSALYSMLQFRKTVIDKHQAQQEEKLASLGKLAAGVAHEINNPLGFVMSNFTFLTEYVTQIRQHPQIQPIEDPRLHEMIADSEAILMESLEGLSRIKNIVSSLNVYSHTHENMAEIDMRDVLSSALALIIGDLKHRAQFVYPTPEKPYYIRGSYNKLQQVFINLIINAVQSVSATQEGVVRIELCDVRWPGEGIPRVQVSIEDNGKGISAEHLEKVFEPFFTTKKVGDGAGLGLSVAREIIEEHHGKIKLCSTVGVGTRVFVTLPQAVRSQGVS from the coding sequence ATGGTAGAGAAACTACGTACTTCTGGCGCAGCAATGCGAGAACAAGGGAATGGTGGCCATATCCCTTTTGCTCTGTTGGCCTTTATTAAGGTGCTGTTTTCCAATGTAAAACCCAAGCGTAAGTTCAATAGTTTGATGACCACCATCAACGATTTAGTGCCCGAGTGTCAGATTGCGTTACTTGAGCATCAATCAGACGATCACTGGCATATCATTCAAACCAGTGGTTTAACTGGTATTCCCCAAAAAATGCCATTACCTCAATTTATTGAGGATGAGTGGTATTGCATGCCGAATGTGCAGGAGGAACCAGTGTGGCGCGAGCATTACGCGCACTGTTTTCCTGAATGCCTGAGCGCGTTAGCGGCGAAGTTCCACACTGCAGAGAATCATTATCTACTGCTTATTATGCAGCCGACGTTGGATGGTTTTACTCGCCCACAACGCGATGAGTTATATGCGCTATTTGATGTCACCAAAAGTGCGCTTTACTCCATGTTGCAATTTCGCAAAACCGTTATTGATAAGCATCAGGCTCAGCAAGAAGAAAAATTGGCGTCTTTAGGTAAGTTAGCCGCTGGCGTCGCCCATGAAATCAATAACCCGCTTGGGTTTGTAATGAGTAACTTCACTTTCCTGACGGAATACGTTACTCAGATAAGACAACATCCACAAATTCAGCCCATAGAAGACCCAAGGCTTCACGAAATGATCGCCGATAGCGAAGCCATCTTGATGGAGAGTTTAGAAGGACTATCGCGGATCAAAAATATCGTTTCGAGCCTCAATGTGTATTCGCATACCCATGAAAATATGGCGGAAATTGATATGCGTGATGTACTGAGTTCGGCACTGGCTTTGATTATTGGTGATCTGAAACACCGTGCCCAGTTTGTGTATCCCACACCCGAAAAACCGTATTACATTCGCGGTAGTTACAACAAACTACAACAAGTGTTTATCAATTTGATTATTAATGCGGTGCAATCGGTCTCTGCAACCCAAGAAGGGGTCGTGCGTATTGAACTTTGTGACGTACGTTGGCCGGGGGAAGGTATTCCGCGTGTGCAAGTGTCGATTGAAGACAACGGCAAAGGGATCAGCGCTGAACACCTTGAAAAAGTGTTTGAACCCTTCTTTACCACCAAAAAAGTGGGTGACGGAGCGGGTTTGGGACTCTCCGTGGCACGTGAAATTATTGAAGAACATCATGGCAAAATAAAACTCTGTTCGACGGTAGGCGTCGGAACTCGAGTCTTTGTGACACTGCCGCAAGCAGTGCGCTCGCAAGGAGTTTCCTGA
- a CDS encoding sensor histidine kinase: MAKSRLLLSELLDQLSFALCIVRNDYVIVKVNEYFESRVIFDGETMQGKNILELFPESADYLKRKIDTALVIESSSFSSWEQKPHLLPFKSSRPVSGEEEQMYQNLEVIPIHSEDGAIEHVCLCVYDVTIQASQQLELKRVSQKLEEEHQSQKVLIKKLEDAQGQLIQSEKMASIGQLSAGIAHEINNPVGFITSNLQTLSDYFNSLEKVLKSITQTIGQSKDTVLNDACQKILKQGQVDFILEDTAELITESLEGSSRVMSIVKNLKEFSHVDRSEWSYANLENCIESTLKIINNEIKYNITLEKHYAANVPDVFCQPMQINQVLLNILVNASHAIKGEGAISITLQPAGDDFVEIHIRDTGCGIPEEIRERIFEPFFTTKPVGSGTGLGLSVSYGIINKHNGTISVTSEVGKGSEFTIRLPVNPSVEAVDNTDAKAM; the protein is encoded by the coding sequence ATGGCAAAGAGTCGTTTATTGCTCTCTGAACTACTGGATCAGCTCTCTTTTGCGCTCTGTATCGTGCGTAATGATTATGTGATCGTCAAAGTGAATGAATATTTTGAATCACGAGTCATTTTTGATGGGGAAACCATGCAAGGGAAGAACATCCTAGAGCTGTTTCCTGAATCCGCCGATTATTTAAAGCGCAAAATTGATACGGCGCTGGTGATTGAGTCCTCCAGTTTCAGCAGTTGGGAGCAGAAACCCCATCTTTTGCCTTTCAAAAGTTCTCGCCCAGTGTCGGGCGAGGAAGAGCAGATGTACCAAAACCTCGAAGTTATTCCCATCCATAGTGAAGATGGCGCGATAGAGCATGTTTGCCTGTGTGTGTATGACGTCACCATTCAAGCCAGCCAGCAACTGGAGCTCAAGCGAGTGTCGCAAAAGCTTGAAGAAGAACATCAATCTCAAAAAGTGTTAATCAAAAAACTGGAAGATGCACAAGGTCAGTTAATCCAATCGGAAAAAATGGCCTCGATTGGCCAGCTTTCCGCAGGGATCGCTCATGAAATCAATAACCCAGTAGGCTTTATTACTTCGAACCTGCAAACGTTAAGCGACTACTTTAATAGCTTAGAGAAAGTGCTGAAAAGCATTACCCAGACGATTGGCCAGAGTAAAGACACAGTGCTCAATGACGCTTGCCAGAAGATCCTCAAGCAAGGGCAAGTGGATTTTATTCTGGAAGACACGGCGGAGTTGATTACCGAATCTTTAGAAGGCTCTTCACGCGTGATGTCGATTGTTAAAAACCTCAAAGAGTTCTCACACGTTGACCGTTCAGAGTGGAGTTACGCCAATTTAGAAAACTGCATCGAATCGACGTTGAAAATCATCAATAACGAGATTAAGTACAACATTACGCTTGAGAAACACTACGCCGCCAATGTGCCCGATGTTTTTTGCCAACCGATGCAGATTAATCAGGTATTACTCAATATATTGGTGAATGCCAGCCACGCTATCAAAGGTGAAGGAGCGATCTCCATTACCTTACAACCGGCGGGTGACGACTTTGTTGAGATACACATTCGAGACACGGGATGTGGCATTCCAGAAGAGATCCGCGAGCGTATCTTTGAACCCTTTTTTACCACAAAACCTGTCGGTTCGGGCACTGGATTAGGTTTATCTGTCTCTTACGGGATTATCAATAAGCACAATGGTACGATCAGCGTCACCAGTGAAGTCGGCAAGGGTAGCGAATTCACCATTCGTTTGCCGGTAAATCCGAGTGTAGAAGCGGTAGACAATACCGATGCCAAAGCGATGTAA